The Ichthyobacterium seriolicida sequence AGGGATTGGTTTATTAGATGGGGAGTAGTTTGGAATTTATTTTCTTAAAGTCTCTTTTTTTAAATTTTTTACCCTCTCCAAAAGGGTCGGATGAGAATAGTGTAAAAACACATATAGGGGATGCGGCGTTAAATTGCTCAAACTATCTCTAGAGAGTTTCTTTAGAGAACTTATCAAAGTGTTTTCTCCAAGTTTTTCTTTAGCAAAATTATCTGCTTGATATTCAAATATTCTAGATAAATAGTTTATAATAAAATTAGTTATCATCGATAGGGGAGAGTACAATATGCTAAAAATTATAATTCCAATATGAAAACTAGGTTGAGATACATTTAATAATTCTGATAGAAGAGGATTGTCTATTACCAAGGAGAATACATATAGAATTATACACGATGTTAAGCCAAATATTATCATATTGTATACTGTATGTCTATTTTTATAATGTCCTATTTCGTGTGCTAAAACAGCAACTATCTCATCAGAGTCTAATTTTTTTATTAGGGTGTCATATAGAACTATTCTCTTTCTACTTCCAAATCCGGTGAAATAGGCATTGGCTTTGGTAGATCTTTTAGATCCGTCTATCACAAAAATATTACTGATGTTA is a genomic window containing:
- a CDS encoding M48 family metallopeptidase — protein: MAFSKKVGFNISNIFVIDGSKRSTKANAYFTGFGSRKRIVLYDTLIKKLDSDEIVAVLAHEIGHYKNRHTVYNMIIFGLTSCIILYVFSLVIDNPLLSELLNVSQPSFHIGIIIFSILYSPLSMITNFIINYLSRIFEYQADNFAKEKLGENTLISSLKKLSRDSLSNLTPHPLYVFLHYSHPTLLERVKNLKKETLRK